The bacterium genomic sequence AACCGTGCTCAGACGTGTCTCTTCAGACATGAAGCGAGATACTACCGAAGAGAACTGCGGGCGCAACCGCAGATTACGCAGATGACGCGGGCGGGGACATGACCGAATCCGCCGAGGATTCGGATCGTGTCCCAAGCCCGAACGGAAGGAGACGACCGCTGATGTCGCAGATTCAGGATTCGGACAGAGGAGAAATCAGAATCGAGGACGCGGAGGGAACGTTCACAGATTACGCCGATTCCGCCGACTAGAGACGCGGACGGCGAGAACCGCAGACGACGCGCAGCGTCGCCCTGAGCGAGTATGACGAGTCGAAGGGTCTCGCCCGGAAAGGACTACCACGGATGTCGCAGGTTCCTAACCAGAACCCCTGAACCCCAGAACCCGAACGCTGGAGCGCGGGCTCAGGACGAACCGAAGAGCCGGAGTTCGAGTTCGCCGCGGTCGATTCCGAGATGATGCGCCACGCTTGCCAGGATGTACTCAAGCGTGCCCACGCGAAGCGACTCGTGGGCCGGTATCGTGACGTGGTGCTCGCCACGCTCGTGCGTCGTCAGGCGCATGTGGCTGCCGACGCAATGCGTCACCTGGTAGCCGAAATGCCCGAGCAGGTGCGCCAGGTGCTGGCCCGAGACATCGCGCGGCAGCTTCACGGCGTGATTGTCTCTTCGCGCACGACCTGCACGAACCGCAGCTTGATCGCGTCCGGCTTGGCGCACTCCGCGGCGTGGCACACCGCGGCCTCGCGCACGTTGGTGTAGAGTTCCTCCAGCGTATCGGCTTCGGTCACGATGCACCCGCACGACGACCGGGCAACAAACCCGCCGTCCCGCTCCTCGACCATGAACTCAACCGTTGCCATTAATCCTGCCTTTCAGGTACTGATGAGGCACATACCATTATACTCGACCACAACAGAGCCCGCCAGATAGGACAACCGCAGATTACGCAGGTCAGCCGCCACCTGGCGCTCAAGTTCGGACACTGGAAACTGGTAACTGGGAACTGGAAACTCGCAGCCAAAGGCTGCGCTGAAAGCTCGTCAGAAAGCTCGTTTCAGAGTTCGCCTGAAAGTACCTTAGAAAGCTTACTCGAAAGCTCACTTCATAGCATCTTCCATTGCTCAGCTCAAAGCTCGTCACATCGCATCGCGCATCGCTCATCTCAAGGCTCAGCGCATTGCTTCTCACATCGCTCGCTGCAAAGCTCCGTCGAAAGCTCGCGTCAGAGTTCTTTTGAAAGCTCGATTCAAAGCTCATCTCAAAGCTCGTTTCATCGCTTCTTCGAAAGCTCCCCAAGAGGCAAGCCCCCAGGCGACCCCTATATGCGGATTTTCCGCGACACGACAGTATTTAACCGACCGAGAGTAATTGAGTTACGCTCGGTTGGCGAGTGTCACTGAACCTCCAGTTCTTTTTGCCGTCTCGGTGAACCCGGAGTCCACTCGTTCATCGTTCCACGTCTCCGGTTTTGCCTTTTGGCTCTTGGCTTCTGCCTCTTGACCTCGTCCCCGCCGTCGTGTCCTAAGTCCTCCCCGTTCGGGCATTTCTTGTTTCTGGTCTCTGAATTCTGGTTTCTGAATTATCCGGTCTTCTCTGTCCCCTACACGGCTGGGGGAGTTCCTGTCCCCCATCCGGCCCTCGTTCCTGCGGCCGGCCCAGCCCCGGAAACAGCGGCCGTTCCAGCCGCTGCAACGGCAACCGCTCCGGCCCCATGCTCGGCCCTCGCACCAGCCTCCGGCACTCGAACCCCAACAGCGCCTGATCCCGGCACTGCTCCTGCGCCCTGAACCGCACCTGGTCCTCGTATCGCAACGGCTACCGGCCCTGCTGCCGCAACGGCTTTCGTGCCTGTGCCCGTAACAGCATCTGTTCCCGGCCCCGAAACAGCGTCCGTTCCGGCCCACGTTCCCGCACCCGAAACAGCCGCCGTTCCTGCTTCTGCAACGGTATCCAGCCCTGCGCCTGCCCCATTATTCCTGTGCGTCCGCATCCGTGCGTCCGCTTGACTCCGGGCCATGCACGAATAACATCCCTACTGATGCAAGGCCAAATCCGGCCAAACCCGACGTCTCCGTCGCTGCTCGGAACTTCGTCCTCAGGTCCTGACGTGAATCCTCCATCCTCCGACCTCGGTCTTTCTTCCTCGCCTCACTCTTCAGTCCTCTTTCCTCAGTCCTTTTCTCGTCCCGCGCCCCGCCGCAAGCGTATTGCCTCGCCTGTCCGCAACCCCGCCCGAAATGAGTGAGGTTTCCCTGAAATCCCGTGAGCAGTTGTCCCCGGAGACGCGTGGCGCTTGTCGGCCCGTACGTCCTAGCGGGTTTTTAGGTGCTTGACAGCACGATGGGCTCGACCGATAATCGAGCATGTCGTGCCCAAGTGTGGCAAGGCCCGCGTCCCGCGACCTTATTTCCTCGCCCGTCCGCAACACCGCCCGACATGAGCAGGCGTCTCCGCAATTCCTTGACCGACTCGACCAGAACCGCGAGGTCTTCCTCTCCGGCGACTACAAAGAAGAACAACTCCGCCTTGAGTTCCTCAACCCCTTCTTCACCGGGCTTGGCTGGGACATGTGTGAGAAAGGAGGCTCATCGTGAGCGTTTTCGGCAAGCCGCTTGACGTGGTCGCCAGCACAGACATCGAGGCCCTGAAGTCCACCGGAGCCCAAGAGTCCCAGTATCTAGACTACAAGAGAGACGCGTATGGGAGCGACACGAAAGAACTGCTGAGAGACATCACTTCGTTCGCAAACGCCTACGGCGGCGAGGTCATTGTTGGGGTCGAAGAAGACGGGGACGGACGGCCGCAGAGCATCCCTGGTCTCAATGAGTACAAGTTGGAGTGCACTCGCTACGAACAGAGCGCAATGACCGGCATTGATCCGAGAATCCCCGGACTCAAGGTCTACGCTGTCCCATTCGCCGACCCAGCGAAAGGGGTGATCATTGTCAGCGTTCCACGGAGCAGCCGTGCTCCGCACATGGTTACCGTTGGCGGCGAGGACAGATTCTGGAGGCGTCACGGCAGGCACAAGAGCAGAATGACGACAGCGGACATCGGCGAGTCGTTCAGGTTCGGACGTGAGTACCTGAAACTCTCGGAAGACTACCTGGAGGGTGCCAAGAGAGCAGCCCTGAACTCAGGGATCTCCGAGCCAAGGCTGGTTCTTGGCGCGCTGCCGGCATTGCAGCCCGAGCGACCCATCGGACCCGGCGAGGCATGGGCCAGAGAAATCCTGGCGAGGCCGCACGGCAAGCAGAATCGCGCGTCGCTGTTGCCCGAGATGGACCCCCAGCACGAGGAGATACGACCCACGTTGAGAGGCTTGGTCAGATTGTGGCGGGCTGAGCCTCAACAACCGTCCCTTGCGTTACACAGGAATGGATACCTAGAGCTCCGCAACAGGTGCATCACGGGCATCGGCGGTGTTCGCGAAGACGAGATCGAGTTTGGGGGCTTCGCATCGCTCTGTGTCGATTTCTTCCGGCTCGCGTCTCAAGTCTACCATAAGCTAGGGTATGAAGGCGAAGTCTTCGCCTTCGGTGCCATTGCGAAGACGGAAGGACTGAGACTACGCGACATGCCGGTCGCCCTCACCGGCGGTTCCGACCATCGCTCCCGCGACGCCGACCCGCGGGGATGTCCGGAAGTCCCCAACCTAGTCGTAGAACCGTGGTCGTACTCGACGAGTGAGACACCTGAGTCACAAGCTCAACGGTTCGCGGACGTGGTATACAACGCATTCGGGCACGAGCGCGCACCCTCGATTAAGGACAGCCAATATGGTCACGTCTGATCTGTGCCATGGTACTACGACCTACAAGGCGGTCGGCGCGCTACGACCAGAGGACAGGAAGCATGATGATGGGCGGCACACGCCTTGAGATGACAAGACTGCCCGTTTCCGCTGCAACCTGCCCATGACGGAAGGCGTCCGACCCTCAGTCCGAAAGAAGGGACCTTGACCCGCGACAGGAAACGGTTCGTTCCACGGATTTGCTCGTGATGGCGGCAGACACCGTCTGGGTTGGAATTCGACAGACTGGATCTACTGCCACCATCCTCGCCCTGATAACTGCGCTGGCCGCAATTGGGGCCTCGATCCTCGCGGCCATCTTCTCCTTGGGGCGCGAGAAGAGAATGCTCAGGGTCCGTCTGCGGTATGATGCCTGCAGGGCGGTGTCCCGTCAGCTGGACAAGACCCAAGCGGCCCTCGGGTCCATCAGTACGCTGGTTGCCACAATTGGCCATGGTTGGATGCCGTCGCAAAGCCCTCCCAAGCGCGTGGCGAGTGGTGAGGCGCGGGCCGACGTGATACCTGAACTGGCGGGCACGTACTACCAGGATGAGGAGTCGATTTCCTTCGCTCGGCTCCAGATTAGGCTGTCGAGGGAGACCGTGGGCATTGCCAAGACATTTCTAGACCAAGAGTTCCTACTGGCCGACATGCGGCCGGCCGTCACGGCGCTCAACGAGTCGTCTCTCCGGCTGCATACCGCACTCGACGACCTGGAGACGACGCTCCGCAAGTTCGCTGACGGTAAGGCTACCCACGAGGAGGTCACGGCCAGAAGCGGCAAGGCACTGACTGTCCTGTTCAGGTACGAAATACACCTATTTCAGTTCGCATGGGCGCTTCAGCGACTCGCGGTGGGCGATGTCACTAAGCATCAGAAGCCTCTAGATTTGTTCACCACCAATGACCCCGAGGAACTCATTCTGACAAAAGACGGGTTCGTTGCGGCCAAACACACGGAGTTCTTCAATCCATCCAGGAAGAGCCACGGCTGACGTGGGCGCTTCTATGAGGGGTCTCCTGTCCACAACCGCGCGCGACCTCGCTGTCAGCCTGGCTACGACCTGTCCAAGATACTCGACGTTGCACGGCGCCCGTGCAGAAGGGCACGAGCATGAATAGCGATTCACTGAGTCCGAGCGTTCCCCGCATTCCTGGTCTCAGGGATTCCGTGTCCGGGGCCGCGTACAAGAAGGGCGATGTCATTGGCCAGAAGTATGAGGTCTATGGCATTCTGGGAGCAGGCGGATTCGGCATCGTCTTTCTGGTCTATTCCCACGAGACCAAGTATGTATACGCCCTGAAGACCTTCCGGGATGAATACCTCGCAGATTCTCATGCGAGAGAGCGGTTTCGCAAGGAGGCAAGTGTCTGGGTGGACCTGGAGCGACACCCGTATCTTGTGCGGGCCTCCTACGTGGAAGAAGTCGCCGGCAGGTTGTTTGTCGTCATGGAGCATATTGCTCCAGACGAGCACGGGCTGAATACACTCGAGGGCTATCTGCGACAAAGGCCACCTGACCTGGCCCAGAGCCTGCGCTGGGCAATCCAGTTCTGCTACGGAATGGAATACGCGTACTCAAAGGGCATCCGTTGTCATCGGGACATCAAGCCTGCTAATATCATGATAAGTCAGGACAAGACGGTGAAGATTACAGACTTCGGCCTGGCGGGGGTGCTCGGCCCGTCTCAGGCCGTCTCGGGAATCAGGTTGAACATCCAGCAGGGAACGGTCGGTCTGTCAGGCCAGACAATGGAAGGGACAGGCTTTGGCACACCGACCCACATGTCTCCGGAGCAGTTTACTGACGCTGCCTCCTGTGACGAGAGAAGCGACATCTACTCCTTCGGGGTTGTCCTGTTCCAGATGGCGAGCGGCGGCCGGCTTCCCTTCCTTACGCCTTTGCCCGAGGTGATAGGAGAATCGGAATCGGCCCGGTTCTGGAGGGAGATGCATCGCCTGCACACAAGAGCTCCCGTGCCAAAGCTCAACTCGCCGCTGTTTTCCATCATCCACCGCTGTATGGAGAAGGAACCCGGAAAGAGATACAGGGGCTTCGAGGAACTCCGCGGGGTCCTCGAACCATTGCTCCGACGTCTGACCGGAGAAGCCGTGAGACCGACCGAGTTGGGAACGCTAGAGGCTTGGGAGTGGAGCAACAAGGGTTTCAGCCTCGACAGCCTGGGCCGCCACGAAGAGGCGCTTCGCTGCTTTGACAAAGCCCTGGAACTTGACCCGCGGGACGCAGCAGTCTGGAACAACAAGGGAACCAGCCTCGGCAGTTTGGGCCGACACGAGGAGGCAATCCGCTGCTACGACAAGGCTCTGGAACTTGACCCGCAGCACACAAGCGCTTGGTACAACAAGGGAACCGTCTTCTCCGGCCTGCGCCGCCACGAAGAGGCAATTCGCTGCTACGACAAGGCCTTGGAACTTGACTCGCGTCTGGCGTCGGCTTGGGAAAACAAGGGTACCAGCATGGGCAGACTAGGCCGCCAAGAGGAGGCTATCCGCTGCTACGACAAGGCTCTGGAACTCGACCCGCGAGATGCAAAAGCATGGCGCAACAAGGGCAAGAGACTCGCCGACCTGAGTCGCTACGAAGAGGCGCTTA encodes the following:
- a CDS encoding type II toxin-antitoxin system HicA family toxin, with amino-acid sequence MKLPRDVSGQHLAHLLGHFGYQVTHCVGSHMRLTTHERGEHHVTIPAHESLRVGTLEYILASVAHHLGIDRGELELRLFGSS
- a CDS encoding 2-oxoisovalerate dehydrogenase, with amino-acid sequence MATVEFMVEERDGGFVARSSCGCIVTEADTLEELYTNVREAAVCHAAECAKPDAIKLRFVQVVREETITP
- a CDS encoding ATP-binding protein; this translates as MSVFGKPLDVVASTDIEALKSTGAQESQYLDYKRDAYGSDTKELLRDITSFANAYGGEVIVGVEEDGDGRPQSIPGLNEYKLECTRYEQSAMTGIDPRIPGLKVYAVPFADPAKGVIIVSVPRSSRAPHMVTVGGEDRFWRRHGRHKSRMTTADIGESFRFGREYLKLSEDYLEGAKRAALNSGISEPRLVLGALPALQPERPIGPGEAWAREILARPHGKQNRASLLPEMDPQHEEIRPTLRGLVRLWRAEPQQPSLALHRNGYLELRNRCITGIGGVREDEIEFGGFASLCVDFFRLASQVYHKLGYEGEVFAFGAIAKTEGLRLRDMPVALTGGSDHRSRDADPRGCPEVPNLVVEPWSYSTSETPESQAQRFADVVYNAFGHERAPSIKDSQYGHV
- a CDS encoding tetratricopeptide repeat protein, encoding MNSDSLSPSVPRIPGLRDSVSGAAYKKGDVIGQKYEVYGILGAGGFGIVFLVYSHETKYVYALKTFRDEYLADSHARERFRKEASVWVDLERHPYLVRASYVEEVAGRLFVVMEHIAPDEHGLNTLEGYLRQRPPDLAQSLRWAIQFCYGMEYAYSKGIRCHRDIKPANIMISQDKTVKITDFGLAGVLGPSQAVSGIRLNIQQGTVGLSGQTMEGTGFGTPTHMSPEQFTDAASCDERSDIYSFGVVLFQMASGGRLPFLTPLPEVIGESESARFWREMHRLHTRAPVPKLNSPLFSIIHRCMEKEPGKRYRGFEELRGVLEPLLRRLTGEAVRPTELGTLEAWEWSNKGFSLDSLGRHEEALRCFDKALELDPRDAAVWNNKGTSLGSLGRHEEAIRCYDKALELDPQHTSAWYNKGTVFSGLRRHEEAIRCYDKALELDSRLASAWENKGTSMGRLGRQEEAIRCYDKALELDPRDAKAWRNKGKRLADLSRYEEALICFDKARELEPQNTEVWYDKGFCLHHLSRYSEAIRCFDKALELDPRLVSAWNNKAVSLSRLGRHEEQIRCYDKALELDPQDALTWHNKGRGLGGLRRYEEAIRCIDKALELDPQKAAAWYDKGFCLHHLNRYGEAIHCFDEALELDPRDASTWYNKGSDLHTLGRYEEAIRCFDKASELDPRNARTWYNKGCCLDDLGRPEEAIGCFDKTLELDPRYGMAWYARALAQEKLGRRQEAVQSYRQFIALAPAQHAEEIAYARQRVRELEAK